The Adhaeribacter radiodurans genomic interval AAGTAGTTCATAAATCTTAAAGGAATTATTGTACAGGTAAACGGAATATATATTATAAATTTTTATAGAATACACCCACTATTAACAATGTCTTTATAAAATTGTGGCTAAAAATTAAGCATTCAAATTCAAATGACCAAAATAAAATACGAATTCTATTGAACATAAAATTAGTTATGAGGACAAATTAATTTCCTGAAATTCAACCCCTCAAATAATTCTTACAGAAAAGCCTTTCTCTTTATTTACCGTATGTATCTTCGCTCACCCAGTCACATCTAGGTTGAGTTAACGTGATTTGTATCGGCATTATAACGAAGGATGTCTACTGGCTAATAGCAACCTTAACAAGTAAATTACTCCCTTAAAACTGATTAGATACATGAACAAATACGGATTACACGGAAAACTAAAAGCTACCAGTGGCAATGGCGAAAAGCTAGCTAGTATTCTGCTAGAAGCATCCAAGTTGGTTTCCACGGCCCCAGGTTGCCATCTTTATATTATTAGTAAAGATAATGTGGACGAAAATGCGGTTTGGGTTACCGAGATCTGGGATAGTAAAGAAGACCACGATAATTCTTTGCTGGTGGCCGGGGTGAAAGAACTCATTTCCCAAGCGATCCCGCTGCTGGATGGAAAACCTGAAAAAGGACAAGAATTGGATGTTTTAGGCGGAGCCGGAATCAAGTAATGGGCAAAGAAAAAGTATAGCGGCAGAACTGTACTTTTTCTTTGATCAGCCTAAGGTCTAAGCGTTATCTTGCTCACCTTCTGCTGTTTTTTTCTTCCGGCCGCGATAGCCACCTCTTTTCTTCACTTTCAATTCACCCGAGCGCGCTTGATTCACCAGATTTTCTAGTTCAGCTAAGCCGCTTTTTTGGTTCGTGACATAACGCTCCAGACTGGTGGTTAGAGCTTCTAAAAGCTCTTTGTTTTGCTGCGCTTCTTGCAGGGTTTGTACTATTTCGTTAATGTTTGCTTCTTTGGCCATTTAGGTAGAGTTTATCCCGCATCAAAGATATTGATAGTGGGCTAGAAAACAGTAACATCAAACGCATCTCATAAATTATAAATTTAACTTGATAGATGAGATGCTCTTTTGAGATATCTATTTTGCAAAAAAGACCAAGTTGCACTTAGTCTTTTCCTTTATCATTTTTAGGTCGTTTTCCGAGATGATTTTTTACTTGACCCGTCCTAAAAAAAGTAGACCTTTTGGTTAATCCTTACTTAGGTTGACCATTATTGGTTCGTGTTGTTTTTTGTTACTAGCCAGCATTGTTAAATACTTTTGTTATAGTAGTTTTCCATCTCCGCTTCAGTTATCCTGTCTAGCGGTACGCCTACTCGGGAGCAAGCATATTACAACTTAGGTGTGGACGCTTGTAGTTGTAGAGAAACACCGCTTGCTCCAGCACCCGTTGCGCCTGGATGAAAGAATACACCTTTTGGTGGCTCAGGTATTCTTGCCTGAGAATTCCTTT includes:
- a CDS encoding putative quinol monooxygenase, giving the protein MNKYGLHGKLKATSGNGEKLASILLEASKLVSTAPGCHLYIISKDNVDENAVWVTEIWDSKEDHDNSLLVAGVKELISQAIPLLDGKPEKGQELDVLGGAGIK
- a CDS encoding integrase core domain-containing protein, translated to MYSAEFSERGKGILRQEYLSHQKVYSFIQAQRVLEQAVFLYNYKRPHLSCNMLAPE